The Wolbachia endosymbiont of Drosophila innubila region TTTTGAAGGTCTATTGCAAACAATTCAGTTAGTATGCCGTTTTTTGATTACAAAAGAGATTGATAATGCAGTTACAGAGCATGAAAAGAATAGGATAAAAGATTTAAGTATAAAGAGATCTTTAATATTTTTTTCGAGATTGTGGAAGATGTTGCTTAAAGGTATTCAAGATATAAAAACTTCAACATGCAACGATGTTGCTGCTGAAATGATGTTAATTAGCCTCTGTTATCTTTCTGATCTGCCTTCTCCGGAACAGGTGATCAAAAAAGTTCTTTCGCAGAATGTAGAGCAAGGAAATAGACAGGGCAGACCTGTTGCACCTTCCCCCTCTGTCATCCAAGTAGCTGACTACTCGGATCCAAAAAAATATGTGGAAAGTAAACAACAACCCCACTCTGTCATCCCAGTGCGTGACACTGGGATCCATGTGGAAAATAAACAACAAAATTACGATTTTGATAAGATTTTGCAACTATTAAGGCGAAGTAACCAAATTTATCTTTACAAACAACTGTGTAATAATCTACAATTAATAGATTGTAAACCTGGATATTTAAAATTAAAAGCTGTATCTAAGTTGGATAGTAATTTTTGCAATGATTTAAAAAATTACTTAAACCAGGTGACTCAGCAAGAGTGGGTTGTTGCAGTTGATACAGGTTATATAAACAGGGAAGTGAGTAATTTAAATTATGCACCTGCAGTTAAGGATATCCTTGACACGTTTAAAGGTGCAAAAGTAGTTAATATAGAAAATAAGGAGTAAGTTGTGGATTTTAGTCAAATAATGAAACAAGCGCAAGAGATGCAAAAAAAGCTTGCAGAAGCTCAAGAAAAATATGTTGGAAAAGAGTTTCAAGGTATTTCTGGTGGTGGCAAAGTTTCTGTATTAGTGGAAGTCATAAAAATAGGTAGCTATAAAGCTAAAAAGGTGAACATAGACTTAGAACTTATGAGAAATGAGGAAAAAGATATAGTAGAGGATTTAGTAACAGCAGCGTTTAATGATGCCGTTAAAAAAGCAGAAGAAGATATGGCGAATGCAACTTCTGATCTTGCAGGTATGATGGGTTTACCATCTGGGTTTAAACTTCCTTTTTGAATTTACTACTGAAGTTTCTTTTAGTGTAAGTATTTTTTTTCTAATATTCCCAACGCTAGTACTTCTTCATATAATGTACCTATACTAGCATAGCCCTACGTCATACCGTGATTCATTCCACAACTGTACAAACATTGCAATATGGCACATAGTAAACGATGTCATTCCAGTCTGGAATCCAGCCTTGCCGTAATCTCATCAAGAACATTGTGTTTTAACATAAAACGGCTACTTTTATGCTTACCAACTTAATAAAATTCCTGGATCCCAGACTGGGATGACAAGAAGATGGTACTTGGATAAGAGGCATTGCCCTCCTGGTAGGCCCAAATTGCAATGTTCGTACAGTTGTGGATTTCTCATCCGCTAACAAGCAGCGGAATGACGAGGTCTTTCGATAGTAAATCTTACCTGTGTTAGCTATACCAAAAAATCAAAAGTCGTATTTATTCATTAATAAAATCTTTGTCTTTTCCTAAAAATTAGTTAAAATGTAGAATATTTTGTGTTATTAAGTTAGCACTTGACTTAACTTTAGTTGTTACTTAGACTGCTAAAGTGGAATTTTAATTTTTTTACGAGGACAATTATGCATTATAAAAAGTTTTTTTCAGCAGCCGCTTTAGCAACGTTGCTAAGTTTATCAAATTCTGCTTTTTCAGATCCTGTTGGTCCAATAAGTGATGAAGAAACTAGCTACTACGTTCGTTTGCAATACAACGGTGAATTTTTACCTCTTTTCACAAAAGTTGATGGTATTACCTATAAGAAAGACAAGAGTGATTACAGTCCATTAAAACCATCTTTTATAGCTGGTGGTGGTGCATTTGGTTACAAAATGGACGACATCAGGGTTGATGTTGAAGGAGTTTATTCATACCTAAACAAAAATGATGTTAAAGATGTAACATTTGACCCAGCAAATATTATTGCAGACAGTGTAACAGCAATTTCAGGATTAGTGAACGTGTATTACGATATAGCAATTGAAGATATGCCTATCACTCCATACATTGGTGTTGGTGTTGGTGCAGCGTATATTAGCACTCCTTTGGAACTCGCTGTGAATGATCAAAAAAGTAAATTTGGTTTTGCTGGTCAAGTAAAAGCTGGTGTTAGTTATGATGTAACTCCAGAAGTCAAACTTTATGCTGGAGCTCGTTATTTCGGTTCTTATGGTGCTAATTTTGATGGAAGAAAAACAGATCCTAGAGATGCAACCAAACAGGTTATTGATGCAGGCGCATACAAAGTTCTTTACAGCACTGTTGGTGCAGAAGCTGGAGTAGCGTTTAATTTCTAGTCTATCTCAGTCTTGTTATCCCAGTGAGTTTTTTCTTGCCATCTAAGTGGCATGACACTGGGATCTAGAAAAAAGAAATGTGGATTCCAGTGTCAAGGCACTGGAATAACACTATTTGCTATGTGTTTAAGCTATAACGTTTACCATTGTACTGGTAGAATATCATCTAAGGTTACATAATGTTATCCAATTAGCTAACACTGCGGCCTACTGTCTCCAAGAAATTAGATGGAAAATTTGTACTTTTTTCAAATCAAAGCTTGAATTTTTGCTGGAAAATCAATATATTATATGCATGAAGTTTTGATTTAAGTTGTTATGTTGACCTCAATGGCAAACTTATGTGTCGATAGCAGAACCAATCTCATGCAATATATTGCTAAGGTGCAAAAATTTCCTATGCTGTCTCAAGAGGAAGAGGTACGATTAGCAAAAAATTGGAACCAATATAAGGATGTTTCTTCTGCTCATAAATTGATTACCAGCCATTTGAATTTGGTAGTGAAAATTGCAATGAAATTCAAAAATTATGGGCTATTGTTGATGGACCTGGTTATGGAAGGAAATATGGGTTTAATGCACGCAGTGAAAAAGTTTAATCCTGATTTAGGGTTTCGTTTTTCAACTTATGCAGTGTGGTGGATTGAAGCTTCAATAAAAGACTTTATATTGAAATCTTGGTCGTTTGTGAAAATAGGCACAACGCAAGCACAAAGAAGATTGTTTTTTAGTTTACGTAAAATAAAAAAAAGAATTTTACAGTATACAAACAGGGAAACTTTAAATAATGAAGAAATAAAAGCAATATCTAATGAGCTTTCTGTATCCGAAGGAGACGTTCTGCAGATGAATTACCGTATGGCTTGTAAGGATCAGTCGCTAAACGATTGCATAAAAATAGGTGATGACTCTAAAAGGGAGTTGCAAGATATGATCCCATGTAACTTGGTCAGTCAAGAAGTAACCTATCAGAATCATGAAGAAAAAGAATTAAAAGAAACAATTTTAAACAATGCACTAGCGAGTCTCAACGAAAGGGCAAGAGACATTTTTATCAGTAGATATTTGTCTGAAAATATTCAAACTCTGGATGAACTTAGTAAAAAATATTGTGTTTCAAGAGAAAGAATAAGGCAGTTGGCTGAGCAGGCGATGGCTAAGGTAAAACAATATATACAATCTGAAAGTTTGAAATTTGGTTTGCATGCGTAGTTTTTTTATATTTCTAATATTTTTTTCGATAGGCGCTTTTGCATCGGTTAGTGATGTACAATTGAAGGAAAAATATAAAGATTGGCTCGTGTATACTGCATTGGAAGATGGAGAGAAAGTATGTTATATTGTATCCTATCCTAAAAAAAAAAGCGAATATTATACAACCAATCGCAAGCCGTATGTAATGGTTAGTTATGTTGATAAAAAAGCAGATGAGGTAAGCGTTACCTCTGGTTTTCAGTATGATAAGGAGCCTGTAGCTCTCAATATCGACAAAAAAATTAAATATACACTGCCCATAATACAGGGAAGTTTTGCGTGGGCAGAGCATACAAAAATAGATCAAGATCTCATTCTAAAAATGAAGCAGGGATTATCAATGGTAGTTAATGGAAAAACAAAAACAGTGACCATTGATGATACTTATTCCCTACTTGGTTTTCAAAAAGCGTATCAAAAAATGCATGATTTATGCCATACAAAGTAAATTATTGTAACAGAATACCCAGCTATAGTATAAACTAGACTACTCTTTCAATGGAAATATAAATAGCACTTTACTTTATATGGGATGTGGATATCATTTAAAATATATTTTTGAGAGTTAGCAATGTCAGAGGTTGCAGGTGTAGATACAGAAATCAAAAAGCAAAATTCTGTGTGCGAGCAGATGCGTTTTAGCGTGAGCCGCACAAGTCTTTTAAATACATTATCCAGAGTAAGTAGAGTGGTTGAAAGGCGTAATGCAATAGATGTTTTGGCGTGTATAAATATCAAAGCACAACACGGCAGCATAAAATTAATGGCAACTGATCTTGACATTTCAATGTTTGCCTCACTTGCTGCAACCGTATTAACAGAAGGAGAAGTAAAAATTTCAGCGCATACTTTACATGACATAGTGAAGAAGTTACCCGCTGATTTGGATGTCAATTTTGAAGTAAACAACCAAGGAAAATTATTGATGTCTTGCGGAAATGCAAACTTTTCTTTACCGAATGTAGTTTCAAGCAGCTTTCCTGCTCTTGAAGAAGACAATTATAAACATGATTTTACTCTACTAAATACAGACCTGATAGACTTATTAACTAAAACAAAATTTGCTGTATCACTAGATGATACAAGGTATAATTTAAATGGAATATATCTACATACAGATGAGCAATTTCTGTACTGCGTTGCAACTGATGGCCATCGTTTATCATGTATAAAGAGGCCAAAGCCTGGGAACATCAATGGCGAATTTGGTGTGATCATTCCACGTAAAACTGTTATGGAGCTGTTAAAAATATTGGACGATTGTAATGAAATTAAAGTAAAACTCTCAGACAGAAAAATCAAGTTTACATGCGGTGAATATATTCTAATATCAAAATTAATAGATGGAACTTTTCCAAATTATAAAGCAGTTATTCCAGCATCTCAAGATAAGCATATGATTATTGAAAGTAAAAAACTTTCAGACGTTATAGATCGAGTTTCCGTTGTTGTATCTGATAAAGTAAAATCTATTAAATTCTCACTACAAGAAAAGCTGCTAACTCTGCATTCAAACTCCCAAGAGTGCAGTGATGCAACTGAATCCATAGAAGTGGACTACAATGAAGCCCCTATAGAAATAGGGTTCAACTCGCGTTATTTACTTGATGTTCTATCCTGCATAAAAAATAAATGTAAGTTTAGCTTAGCCGATGGTAATAGTGCTATAATTATCACTGATGAAGACGATTCAAGTGCATTATATGTAGTAATGCCAATGAGAACTTAAACTCGTCATCTCGCTGCTTGTTAGCGGAATCTGGAGATACCGTGGCGGTATGGCACTTATTTCACTAGCTTTTATTAAATTAGTAATCTATCTTTACCAAATATAAGCCAAAAGGTGGTGCAGTAACTCCAGCGGCACTTCTTTTGCATTGGTTTAATATATTTAGCATTTCTTGCGGATTGGTTCTATTTTTTCCAAATTCAACTAAAGTACCCACAATAATCCTCACTTGGTTATGTAAAAAGGAAATAGCAGATATTTTGATGTGTATATGATTCCCATTTTGTATTATATCGATATCATCAATTGTTCTTATCGGATTTGCGGCTTGACAATCTTTTGAACGGAAACTTGAAAGGTCATGTTTTCCAAGTAGATGTTTAGCAGCTTCACGCATAATATTTACATCAAGTGGGCTAAACACTTGCCATACATAACCCGTCTCCAGAGCGGCAGGAGCATAGCGATTAACTATTCTATATTCGTAATATCTTTTTTTTGCTGAAAACCGTGCGTGAAAAGCATCATCTACAACTTCTGCATTAAGCACGACTATAGGAATTGATTTTAAATGATAGTTTATTGCATTCCTTATTCTATAAAGCTCAAATTCCTTTTCCATATCAAAATGAGCAACTTGTCCTAAAGCATGAACTCCTGCATCAGTCCTGCCACCACAGTACAAAGTAACTTTCTCACCACTAAAATTAAATATAGCATTTTCTATCTTCTCCTGGATTGAGTTAGCAGAGTGTTGCTGTTTTTGCCAACCAGAGAAATTACTACCATTATATTCTACCGTTATTTTGTATCGCACTGCATTATATCAAGCTCTATCTAAAATAGTCATTTTCTATCTTAACATAATTTATGGTCAAGCCTACAGTGCTGCCACTCCCATAAAGTAGTTCGTCCAATCTTAAATCTTGCTGCCACTGCTTCTCTGCTTTCTTCTTCGTCTAGCGCCTCCATTGCTTTTTTTCTTAAATCATAACTATATGCTGCTGGCATTCAACCTCCTTATCATTATCTATCCTTATCACATCCGGACTTCTATGAAAAGAGCTATAAATCGTGAAAAAGAACTGCTCATTAAGTGCTGTTTGCTTAATAAATTTACTGACATTGGTATGGCTAAATTCGAAATGGCTACATGAATTTATCGTAAATTATTACCGTATAAGGTACGATGCGACAAAGCCATCCCAGTGTCAGCTACTCGGATGACACCGTCATAAAGGAACCAGTGTTAGCTACTTGGATGACAACCATTGTGCTTGAGGCAAAATTGACTATCACTTCTTTTTATAGAGCTTGCTCCAAACTTTGTTGTTAGTTAATACAAAAAACACTGTTAAAATTATAAAATACGCCACTACTTTTAATCCAAGTTTATGCCGGCGCTCTAATTCTGGCTCTGCTGCCCATTGTAAAAAATTTATCACATCATACGCCATATTTTCAACTGTGGCTTGCCTTGCACCATCATATTCCACCATTCCTTCAGAAAGTGGTGGCGCCATAGCTAATCTGCCTGTTGGAAAATACGAATTAAAATATAAATCATTTTCATCGTGTTCGCCGTTTTGATAGCCTGTTAA contains the following coding sequences:
- a CDS encoding RNA polymerase factor sigma-32: MLTSMANLCVDSRTNLMQYIAKVQKFPMLSQEEEVRLAKNWNQYKDVSSAHKLITSHLNLVVKIAMKFKNYGLLLMDLVMEGNMGLMHAVKKFNPDLGFRFSTYAVWWIEASIKDFILKSWSFVKIGTTQAQRRLFFSLRKIKKRILQYTNRETLNNEEIKAISNELSVSEGDVLQMNYRMACKDQSLNDCIKIGDDSKRELQDMIPCNLVSQEVTYQNHEEKELKETILNNALASLNERARDIFISRYLSENIQTLDELSKKYCVSRERIRQLAEQAMAKVKQYIQSESLKFGLHA
- a CDS encoding YbaB/EbfC family nucleoid-associated protein, coding for MDFSQIMKQAQEMQKKLAEAQEKYVGKEFQGISGGGKVSVLVEVIKIGSYKAKKVNIDLELMRNEEKDIVEDLVTAAFNDAVKKAEEDMANATSDLAGMMGLPSGFKLPF
- the dnaN gene encoding DNA polymerase III subunit beta encodes the protein MSEVAGVDTEIKKQNSVCEQMRFSVSRTSLLNTLSRVSRVVERRNAIDVLACINIKAQHGSIKLMATDLDISMFASLAATVLTEGEVKISAHTLHDIVKKLPADLDVNFEVNNQGKLLMSCGNANFSLPNVVSSSFPALEEDNYKHDFTLLNTDLIDLLTKTKFAVSLDDTRYNLNGIYLHTDEQFLYCVATDGHRLSCIKRPKPGNINGEFGVIIPRKTVMELLKILDDCNEIKVKLSDRKIKFTCGEYILISKLIDGTFPNYKAVIPASQDKHMIIESKKLSDVIDRVSVVVSDKVKSIKFSLQEKLLTLHSNSQECSDATESIEVDYNEAPIEIGFNSRYLLDVLSCIKNKCKFSLADGNSAIIITDEDDSSALYVVMPMRT
- a CDS encoding invasion associated locus B family protein, with translation MRSFFIFLIFFSIGAFASVSDVQLKEKYKDWLVYTALEDGEKVCYIVSYPKKKSEYYTTNRKPYVMVSYVDKKADEVSVTSGFQYDKEPVALNIDKKIKYTLPIIQGSFAWAEHTKIDQDLILKMKQGLSMVVNGKTKTVTIDDTYSLLGFQKAYQKMHDLCHTK
- the truA gene encoding tRNA pseudouridine(38-40) synthase TruA; translated protein: MRYKITVEYNGSNFSGWQKQQHSANSIQEKIENAIFNFSGEKVTLYCGGRTDAGVHALGQVAHFDMEKEFELYRIRNAINYHLKSIPIVVLNAEVVDDAFHARFSAKKRYYEYRIVNRYAPAALETGYVWQVFSPLDVNIMREAAKHLLGKHDLSSFRSKDCQAANPIRTIDDIDIIQNGNHIHIKISAISFLHNQVRIIVGTLVEFGKNRTNPQEMLNILNQCKRSAAGVTAPPFGLYLVKIDY
- a CDS encoding acyloxyacyl hydrolase, translated to MHYKKFFSAAALATLLSLSNSAFSDPVGPISDEETSYYVRLQYNGEFLPLFTKVDGITYKKDKSDYSPLKPSFIAGGGAFGYKMDDIRVDVEGVYSYLNKNDVKDVTFDPANIIADSVTAISGLVNVYYDIAIEDMPITPYIGVGVGAAYISTPLELAVNDQKSKFGFAGQVKAGVSYDVTPEVKLYAGARYFGSYGANFDGRKTDPRDATKQVIDAGAYKVLYSTVGAEAGVAFNF